A single window of Triplophysa rosa linkage group LG20, Trosa_1v2, whole genome shotgun sequence DNA harbors:
- the LOC130571462 gene encoding eukaryotic initiation factor 4A-III-like produces MREANFTVSSMHGDMPQKERESIMKEFRSGASRVLISTDVWARGLDVPQVSLIINYDLPNNRELYIHRIGRSGRYGRKGVAINFVKNDDIRILRDIEQYYSTQIDEMPMNVADLI; encoded by the exons atgaGAGAAGCAAACTTCACTGTGTCATCTATGCATGGAGACATgccacagaaagagagagagtctaTCATGAAGGAGTTCAGATCTGGAGCCAG tcgaGTGTTGATCTCCACAGATGTTTGGGCCAGAGGTCTGGATGTTCCTCAGGTTTCTCTCATCATCAACTATGATCTGCCCAACAACAGAGAGCTGTACATTCACag GATTGGTCGATCGGGGCGTTACGGCAGGAAGGGTGTGGCCATCAACTTTGTGAAGAATGATGACATTCGTATCCTGCGTGATATCGAGCAGTACTACTCCACACAGATCGATGAAATGCCCATGAACG Ttgctgatctgatctga